The Bacillus sp. NEB1478 genome contains the following window.
TCTGAGGAAATACGACTGGTGCTCTTGTTCCAATACGGATGATTTCCAGATGAGGAATTTCCCTTAAATTCTTTAATATATATTCTAAAATATTGTCATTGATTAATAATCCGTCACCGCCAGAGATCAAACAATCTCTTACTTGCGGATTGCTGCGGATGTAATTAATAGCGGCATCCAGCTGTTTCTTTGGAACTCCCATTCCAATCTGTCCTGAAAATCTTCTTCGTGTACAATAGCGGCAATACATGGAGCATTGATTTGTCACTAGGAACAATACACGGTCAGGATAGCGGTGAGTCAGGCCTGGTACAGGTGAATCCTCATCTTCGTGCAGTGGATCTTCTAAATCGTACTTAGTTTTTAAAATTTCTTTTCCGATTGGAACGGATTGCATACGGATCGGACATCTAGAATCATCTTGATCCATTAGCCAAGCATAATAAGGTGTAATATTCAACGGTATAGTCATCGTTGAAATTTTTACTCCTTCTTCCTCTTCTGGCGTCATGTTAATGATCTTTCTCAAGTCTTTTAAATTTCTAATGGTATTGGTTAGCTGCCATAGCCAATCATTCCATTGTTCATCTGTGACATTCTTCCATAAATCGTACTCTTTCCAATGTTTCTTTGGTTTAAATAGTCCGTTAATTACAGGCATTCTATGACCTCCTTAATTTCTTCACATAAAATGACATGCAAGTTCCGTGCCAAAATATCTGAAATTTCCAAATTCTATTATCAGCCATATAGTTTATGCATTTGAACATAACTTCGGGCCATTTTGAAGGAGAAAGAAAAAAAAACCGCCGGAAATCCGGCGGTTACTTCTGCTTTAACTTATATTGGAGGGTTTGTCTTGGAACTTGAAGGAGCCTTGCAGCTTGTTGAATATTGCCTGACGTTTGTTTTAAAGCTTGATCTATTAACTGTTTTTCTAATTTAACCAATGCATGTTTCAGAGGAGGTATATCTGCTTGTTCAAAGTTTTTTCCTTGAATGACTTCTGCTGGCTTTACATGTTTCGGAAGCAAATGCATCTCAATTGCCCCATGTTCGTCAACAAAGTTCATCGCATGTTCAATGGCGTGTTTGAGCTCTCTTATGTTTCCTGGCCATTCATAATTGCATACAGCATTTTCTGCTTCATAAGACAAACCGCTGATTTTTTTATGAAACTCCTTATTATATTTCTGTATAAAATATTGTATTAAATACATGATATCTTCACCCCGATTTCGAAGTGGAGGAAGTTCCAGAGAAACAACATTCAATCTGTAAAATAAATCATGGCGCAAAACCCCTCTTGATAAACAACTTTCGGGTTTCTCATTCAGCGCAGAAATAATCCGAACATCTACTTTTCGTGCTATACCGCTGCCGATTCTTTGAACAATTCCTTCTTGGACAACTCTTAATATTTTAGCCTGGAGTTCAATTGGCATGGAATTAATTTCATCTAAAAATAGCGTTCCTCCATCAGCTAATTCAAAGACACCAGGCCGGTCAACAGCACCTGTAAAGCTCCCCTTCGTTGTTCCAAAAAATATACTTTCTAAGAGCGGTCCTGGTATAGCAGCACAGTTTTGCACAATAAATGGTTTGTTAACTCTATTAGAGGCATTGTGAATAGCTTGAACAAACATTTCTTTACCTGTTCCAGTCTCTCCGTAGATCATAACAGGCGAATTCGTTTTCGAAGCTTTTTCGCTTTGCTTTTTAAGTTCATTTATAAGTGAATTTTTGCTTAAAATATCTGAAAACGTATAGAAAGCTAATTCCTGTTTATTCTTTTTCTTAGCTTGACTTTTGATTTTTGCTTGTAGATCCAAGAGCTGATCTGAAAGCTGTTTTATTTTTGAAATATCTTTTGCTATCTCTACAGCCCCGATTAATTCTCCGTCTAACCATAACGGAAGTGTTGAATTAACTGTATCAATTTGTATCCCTTTTCGATTACGATAAGATTGGTGCTGATTATGAATAGGGATTCCGGATTGGATTACTTTTAATAATGTACTGGTTTCTTTTGTTAGTGAAGGAAAAGCATCCAACACATGATAATTATGAACTTCATCAGGTGAAAGACCATCTAGTGAGGCAGCTACTGAGTTATAAAAGATCGTCATTCCATTTGCATCTACAACATGTATTCCTTCATCAATTGTTTTCAATATAGCTTTCAATGTTTCTGCTGTTTCTACTGTTCCAGAAATCATGA
Protein-coding sequences here:
- a CDS encoding sigma 54-interacting transcriptional regulator, with the protein product MISGTVETAETLKAILKTIDEGIHVVDANGMTIFYNSVAASLDGLSPDEVHNYHVLDAFPSLTKETSTLLKVIQSGIPIHNQHQSYRNRKGIQIDTVNSTLPLWLDGELIGAVEIAKDISKIKQLSDQLLDLQAKIKSQAKKKNKQELAFYTFSDILSKNSLINELKKQSEKASKTNSPVMIYGETGTGKEMFVQAIHNASNRVNKPFIVQNCAAIPGPLLESIFFGTTKGSFTGAVDRPGVFELADGGTLFLDEINSMPIELQAKILRVVQEGIVQRIGSGIARKVDVRIISALNEKPESCLSRGVLRHDLFYRLNVVSLELPPLRNRGEDIMYLIQYFIQKYNKEFHKKISGLSYEAENAVCNYEWPGNIRELKHAIEHAMNFVDEHGAIEMHLLPKHVKPAEVIQGKNFEQADIPPLKHALVKLEKQLIDQALKQTSGNIQQAARLLQVPRQTLQYKLKQK